One Verrucomicrobiota bacterium genomic window, AAATCAAGACAGACCTCGAACCTTTCGATCTCTCATCACATTTTCGCTCAGACGGTCCTGCTGAGAAGGTAGTAGAAATCAGTATCGCCGATACCACCGGTGAACTTCACAAGTTTCTGCAACTCTCCGACCTTGTTTTCGTTGGGAAAAGCCTACCGCCACATAAAGGAGGACAAACACCCATCGAAGCCGGGATGCTTAAAAAGCCGATCCTTTTGGGGCCAGGAATGTCGAACTTTCGTGATATCGCAAACAGCCTCATTCGATTTGGAATAGCAATTGAGGTTCAAGATGAACAAACATTGGAAAACGCGATTCGTACTTTCTGCCTCGATCCGAATCGGAGTCAGAACCAAAGCGAAAAGGCTGATGATTGGCTGAAGGCCAATCAGGGTGCCACTGAACGAACCCTTCAGTTTCTAAGCGATTTTCTATAACGGATAGCCGTTTAGAAACGTTCCAACATTAACCAGAAATATTAAGGTACAAAAAATGTCTTTGGTTATGATGCTAGAGGTGGCGGGAATTTCGTTTTGCTAAAAAGAACGCCGAGCCTTCTCATGGAGAGATGCTGCACCGCAGCTTCTCGGAATTGAGCATGGTTGCTTGTTCGAATTAGTTAATAGTTTAAGTATCATGTGATACGACAGGATCAGGGGAAACTACCGTCCATGTGGTCGTAAGAAGGGAAATAAAGGAAGGGAAATAAAGGGTCATTCCTTGATTCTTGAATTGAGTTCAGCCAACAATTCATTCGCTTCCGGCAACTCTCCTGACAGCGTTCGCTTCGACAGCTTACTGACCCCCGATTCACTTCCCATGGATAGTGCATCTGCAAGCCATCCATTGGGGCATAGGAGTTTTGTTTTCATGTGACAAGCGATCGCACATTTCCAGGGAGCGGATTTGGATTCCAATACGATCTTCTTCGAAGTCTTCTTAAAATGCTTCAGACACAGTTTGAGTCTTTTTTCCCATGCCAGTTCTCTCGCCTCTCTGGCCCCACCAGTGCCCAACTCTATAGCCGCCGCTATATGTTTCTCTTCTTCGAGCAAGCCAGTTTTGAACTCCTTGGTCCCCAGAGCCCAGCCTTTGCTCATCTTCTCAAAATTCATAGACTTCTTTTCGGCATCCGACTCATTCAACCACTTCAGGTATTGGGAATACTTGTTTCTTCCGTAGGTGGTATCTTTCAATTCTCCTGCTCCTAATAAGCTACTTTCCAAAGAAAGAAACGGTGGTCGCTTCCTCTTGTTCCTCAAATACCAGTAACTACTGTAACGATAATCCTTAAGCTCTGCTACCTTGCAGATACCTTCCCGTACGGGATTGAGATGAATATAGTGGCACAACCAGAACAAACGATCAAAATCCTCCACCAGAATACTTTTGAAGCGCCCCTGGAAGAGACGACCGTTTTCCTTCCGAAAGCGGTTAAACCGCATCGCGAACACACTTTGCAACCAACGCATCCCTTCACTGAGATTCGGCTCAGGGGTCTCCAGTGACAAGTGGTAATGATTGCTCATCACCACATAAGCATGCAGTTTCCAGCCTGCGTATTCACACGCTTCGAACAGGGTTTTCTCAAAGGACTTCTTTGCGCCTTCACTCTCGAATATCCAACTGCGGTAATTACCGCGGTTGATGATGTGGTAAATTGCGCCAGGGTACTCAAATCGTAACTTACGGGACATGACTCAAAAGAGAATCATCCCAAATCCAATCAGTCATCAAGGTAGGAACCGCCAGTTACCCGGCGGCCCCCCTCGCAGATCCCTGCGTGCGGTTTTCCCGCACAGGGCTCCTCTCAGCGACGCGCAGTGTAGAGGTCAGGTGTATCCATACGATAGTTGGAGGCGGGTTTGAGGTTCTAAGGCTCCTTCAACCATGCGGGGAGCTGGCATTCCCCAACTCTTCCACATCTCTCTGAAGCCATGCCAGTTATAGCTACGCCGCTGGCTGCGCCGATTCAACCATTTGAAAACGAGACGCTGACAAAGGTGCTGGTATTTCCACAGACTCTTTGCATT contains:
- a CDS encoding transposase — its product is MSRKLRFEYPGAIYHIINRGNYRSWIFESEGAKKSFEKTLFEACEYAGWKLHAYVVMSNHYHLSLETPEPNLSEGMRWLQSVFAMRFNRFRKENGRLFQGRFKSILVEDFDRLFWLCHYIHLNPVREGICKVAELKDYRYSSYWYLRNKRKRPPFLSLESSLLGAGELKDTTYGRNKYSQYLKWLNESDAEKKSMNFEKMSKGWALGTKEFKTGLLEEEKHIAAAIELGTGGAREARELAWEKRLKLCLKHFKKTSKKIVLESKSAPWKCAIACHMKTKLLCPNGWLADALSMGSESGVSKLSKRTLSGELPEANELLAELNSRIKE